One genomic segment of Rivularia sp. PCC 7116 includes these proteins:
- a CDS encoding glycosyltransferase family A protein, protein MHSLTINEKRIKQSTNLTPLVSVIIPAYNAENFITTTLESVLSQTYKNFEVLVIDDGSQDTTAEIVKCFAQKDSRVTLLQQENFGVAAARNLGINQSQGEFIAPIDADDIWYPQNLEKQVQCLLQADTSVGLVYSWSVDINEQGKLTGNFRASSIEGDVFTTLLCHNFLGNASSTLIRRSCIEKIGVYNCELKAQNAQGCEDWDFYLRIAEHFKFKVIPEFCIGYRKIANTMSGDYKKMAKSHDLMLKEIQTRHRKIPTIFYRLSRSSFYMYLARQSNVYNNHHQALYWLSQALKVDFITPFFRIGLYTLTIKSLFGLIASNQDITIDNFDKRRLGRIYFQLFVGRVFHRLSLSK, encoded by the coding sequence GAATCAAGCAATCAACTAATTTAACTCCTTTAGTTTCAGTAATTATTCCGGCATATAATGCAGAAAATTTTATAACTACAACCTTAGAATCTGTACTATCTCAAACTTATAAAAATTTTGAAGTTTTAGTAATAGATGATGGTTCGCAAGATACAACAGCAGAAATTGTAAAATGTTTTGCTCAAAAAGACAGCCGAGTCACTTTACTCCAACAAGAAAATTTTGGAGTAGCAGCAGCTCGTAATTTAGGAATTAATCAATCTCAGGGAGAATTTATTGCGCCTATAGATGCTGATGATATTTGGTATCCACAAAATTTAGAAAAACAGGTGCAATGTCTTTTGCAGGCAGACACATCTGTAGGTTTAGTTTATTCCTGGTCAGTGGATATTAACGAACAAGGTAAATTAACTGGGAATTTCCGAGCTTCAAGTATTGAGGGAGATGTTTTCACAACTTTGCTATGTCATAACTTTCTAGGAAATGCGAGTTCAACTTTGATTCGACGTAGTTGTATAGAAAAAATCGGAGTTTATAACTGTGAATTAAAAGCACAAAATGCCCAAGGATGTGAAGATTGGGACTTTTATCTACGAATTGCAGAACATTTTAAATTTAAAGTTATTCCAGAGTTTTGTATTGGCTACCGCAAGATTGCGAATACCATGTCTGGTGACTATAAAAAAATGGCAAAATCTCATGATTTGATGTTGAAAGAAATTCAAACAAGACATAGAAAAATTCCCACCATATTTTATCGATTATCGAGGAGTAGTTTTTATATGTACTTAGCACGACAGAGTAACGTGTATAACAATCATCATCAGGCTCTATATTGGCTATCTCAAGCATTAAAGGTAGACTTCATTACACCTTTTTTTCGGATTGGTTTATATACCCTAACAATTAAAAGTTTATTTGGACTAATTGCTAGTAATCAGGATATTACTATTGATAACTTTGATAAACGGCGATTGGGTCGCATCTATTTTCAACTCTTCGTAGGAAGAGTATTTCATCGTTTATCACTTAGCAAATAA